The Cervus canadensis isolate Bull #8, Minnesota chromosome X, ASM1932006v1, whole genome shotgun sequence genome contains a region encoding:
- the LOC122435433 gene encoding RNA polymerase II subunit A C-terminal domain phosphatase SSU72-like, with the protein MPSLPVRVAVVCLSNQNRSMEAHNILSKRGFSVRSFGTGTNVMLPGPARDRPNVYDFRTTYEEMYKDLLRKDKEYYMQIGIFQMLERNKNIKPRPERFQECTDPFDLIFTCEERVYDQVVEDLNSREQETCQPVHVVNVDILDTHKEATLGAFLIYDLCQSIQLMEDMENGIDKLLQEFEGKYGRSFLHTVCFY; encoded by the coding sequence ATGCCGTCTTTGCCAGTGCGCGTCGCAGTGGTATGCTTGAGCAACCAGAACCGGAGCATGGAGGCGCACAACATCCTCAGCAAAAGAGGATTCAGCGTCCGGTCCTTTGGAACAGGAACAAATGTGATGCTTCCAGGACCAGCACGTGACAGGCCAAACGTCTATGATTTCAGAACCACGTATGAGGAGATGTACAAAGACCTCCTTAGGAAAGACAAAGAATACTATATGCAGATTGGCATTTTTCAGATGCTGGaaagaaataagaatattaaGCCCAGGCCGGAGAGGTTCCAGGAGTGCACAGATCCGTTTGACCTCATCTTCACCTGTGAAGAGCGAGTGTATGACCAGGTGGTGGAAGATCTGAATTCCAGGGAGCAGGAGACCTGCCAGCCTGTGCATGTGGTCAACGTGGACATCCTGGACACCCACAAGGAGGCCACCCTGGGAGCGTTCCTCATCTACGACCTGTGCCAGTCCATCCAGCTCATGGAGGACATGGAGAACGGGATCGACAAGCTGCTGCAGGAGTTCGAGGGAAAGTACGGCAGGAGCTTCCTGCACACCGTCTGCTTCTACTGA